One Brassica napus cultivar Da-Ae chromosome C2, Da-Ae, whole genome shotgun sequence DNA window includes the following coding sequences:
- the BNACNNG59600D gene encoding uncharacterized protein BNACNNG59600D, with translation MGNCSQRAASDAGGSSIMEEYYRSRSCRSLPPIKEEETLGYLVRQGTLSPRRVGATIQVSPQRRNGVWKAKVVIGSKQLGEILAVEGNTHALIDQLRIAAAEASASEIVGGRNLSSRKSKESYFC, from the coding sequence ATGGGGAATTGCTCTCAAAGAGCAGCTTCCGACGCTGGTGGCTCTTCAATCATGGAAGAATATTACAGAAGTCGGAGTTGCAGGTCGTTGCCGCCAATAAAGGAGGAGGAAACTCTAGGGTACCTTGTTAGACAAGGTACACTAAGCCCTAGAAGAGTTGGCGCGACAATTCAAGTGTCACCGCAAAGAAGAAACGGAGTTTGGAAAGCGAAGGTGGTGATCGGAAGTAAACAGCTGGGAGAAATTCTTGCAGTTGAAGGCAATACACATGCCTTGATTGATCAACTTCGGATTGCCGCTGCAGAGGCTTCAGCGTCGGAGATAGTCGGAGGTAGAAACTTATCATCCCGAAAAAGCAAAGAGAGTTATTTCTGTTAG